Proteins encoded within one genomic window of Candidatus Angelobacter sp.:
- a CDS encoding phage baseplate assembly protein V, producing the protein MSDTVTMLRAIVREELTRCRLNELGLVTEVFPGDGSENNHQVNVRLRSSGIELQRAPVTVGRLGFSMLPEVGDLVLVAFADGDINAPVVIGSLYDNEKQPPQAGPLETVYQPFGDEDSSIRRLHLELPSGTTLTIDDDKIQIESGGTKVIVERDGDVSIKSPGKITIESSGDMTLDAGGNLQLSAQQNVTIKGLSTTLEGQSNAKVKGPALTLAGMTSFSAS; encoded by the coding sequence ATGAGCGATACCGTCACCATGCTGCGCGCTATCGTCCGCGAAGAGTTGACCCGCTGCCGGCTCAATGAACTGGGACTGGTCACCGAAGTGTTTCCTGGAGACGGCAGCGAAAACAATCATCAAGTCAATGTTCGTTTGCGATCCAGCGGCATTGAGTTGCAGCGCGCGCCCGTGACCGTGGGTCGTTTGGGTTTTTCGATGTTACCGGAAGTGGGCGATCTCGTTTTGGTCGCTTTTGCCGATGGCGACATCAACGCGCCGGTGGTAATCGGGTCGCTCTACGACAATGAAAAGCAGCCCCCACAAGCCGGACCGCTCGAGACTGTTTACCAACCTTTCGGAGATGAGGACTCGTCGATTCGACGGCTGCACCTGGAACTTCCGAGTGGTACGACGCTGACCATCGATGATGACAAGATTCAGATCGAGAGCGGTGGAACGAAGGTGATCGTTGAACGCGACGGAGACGTGTCTATCAAGTCTCCCGGAAAAATCACCATCGAATCAAGCGGGGACATGACGCTCGACGCCGGCGGTAATCTGCAGCTCTCGGCGCAACAAAACGTAACGATCAAGGGCCTCTCAACCACACTTGAAGGCCAATCAAACGCGAAGGTGAAGGGACCGGCGCTCACACTCGCCGGCATGACCAGCTTTAGCGCTAGCTGA
- a CDS encoding GPW/gp25 family protein produces MRLLYALGGGFFEDADLASGKPFEGLRRERDLLVGEGIENLTQAIANRLKTRKGELAGLGHPDYGSRHHELIGEPNVDRTRNLIKLYVLQALRDEPRIERVISAQVRAEHDPPRETVRIELLVRVIGQPAPLNLVVPFSLGVAF; encoded by the coding sequence TTGCGACTGCTCTACGCTTTGGGTGGTGGGTTTTTCGAAGACGCTGACCTCGCCAGTGGAAAGCCGTTTGAAGGGCTGCGGCGTGAGCGAGATCTACTTGTTGGCGAAGGAATCGAGAACCTGACCCAGGCGATTGCCAACCGCCTGAAAACCAGAAAAGGTGAACTCGCTGGTTTGGGACACCCTGATTATGGCTCGCGCCATCACGAACTTATCGGCGAGCCAAACGTCGACCGAACCCGCAACTTGATCAAGTTGTACGTGCTGCAGGCGCTCCGCGATGAACCGCGCATCGAGCGCGTGATCTCCGCACAAGTCAGGGCCGAACACGATCCGCCGCGCGAAACGGTGCGCATTGAGTTGCTGGTACGGGTTATCGGCCAGCCGGCGCCACTGAATCTGGTAGTGCCTTTTTCACTG